The Halotia branconii CENA392 region CCTGGTAAATTAAAGAATAATATCATGTCCGCGTAATTAGTTATAATTCCTGCATCTGTGCAAAAACCATGAAACCCTATTTCCCCCTGCTCCCTGCCCCCTGCCCCCTGCTGTCTTAATGACAAGTCTTTAACCGGACACGATATAACCCTCTTCTGTCACTTTCCGAAATAAGCAAGTAGTAAATAACTGAAATTATCCAGAAGAGAAAAAAGGTTTAAATTGGTTCATTGTACAAATTAGGTGATTAAATCCAAGCAATAAATCGGAATTGGGAAAAACATCTAGCCAGGGATAAATCAACCAAAATAATAAGAGAGGTTGAACAATTAAGCGAAGATTATTTAAAGTATTCTTCCATCCATAATCATGATTCCATTGTTTATGATTAGAAAAATCTACACAATCAATACAAACACTGTTTTGTACCTCTGTTTCAATTTGAGGAGCTTGATTTAAGGATAAGAAAGGTGGAGAACTTAAACTAATCATTGTGTAGACACAAAAAATAATCTCCCACCATCTCTGAATATGTTGGAAATTTGTAAACCTGTAATCTGTCCAGCCCAGTTCCTGTTTACACTGCCGAAAACCATATTCAACCCAGGTTCTTAATCCATATAAGTCGCCTAAAATCTTCTTCAAGTTACCTTGAAGATTTGTCATCACGAAAGAAGTAGAATTTTCCGGCATGGTTTCTGGGTCAGTAGTTATTTCCCAATAAGTTATGGTTCTTTTTTTTCCATAAATTATTTCTCGAATATATCTAGTCTCTGATTTTTGATTGCTAAATGTTCTTTTAAATTTACACCACTTATTCGCTCTAACGCTCTGGTTGGCTGGTAGCCAGACTCCGTGATTATTTCTTATTGCCACAACATAAGCTAATTCATATTCATTCAATTTTCTGATGAATTCGCTACTCTCACCATATAAACTATCCGCCAGTACCAACTCAATATTAAAGCCTTCACTAATTAATTCTGTAATAATTTCTGACGCTAATTCTATTTTAGTTTTATATTTATCTCCTTCTTTTAAAGTCCCCTTTGGTTTGAATACTTTGAAACTTAAGGGAAATGTTATATTGTCATAAACTCCATAAGCATTGACTGTCACTATTCCATTATCTATTTTTCCTACGCTCCCTAAATATTGTCTAGCCACATAATCTGTCTTTTTACCTTTTTTCCTGTCTCCTGTTTCATCTATTACTACGGTTATCGCCTGATCGTTTAACGCTCTCTTTAATTTATTTAATCTTCGGCTCTTTAATTTCTTTACTGACCAATCTGAATAGGCTATAAAATGATGTAATGACTGAGCAGAGTTTATACTTACTACTTTAGCTATTTCTGGTAACGATTTTCTTTTTATCGTTGATATTATCCCCAAATGTAAATATTTAAAGCATTCATAATTTCTTACCTCTTTGAACAGGTCTTTATACTCTGCACAATATTCATCTATGAGCGCAACTGTTGGGTGGGCATCTCTCGACAAATGTTTCAGGATTTGTAATTCTACATCCATTGCTCTGCTTACCTGAAGAGAGTTTTTTCTTTTAATTCTTTTATTTAGAATACCCGGAAAGTGACAGAAGAGGGATAATTCGGTGTTAAAGGTCTTAAAAGGACGCTCGACAATACCCCCTTCACTAGGGCGATCGCGTAAATGACAAACAAAACCTAGTTGTACTGCATCAAGTGATTTACCAGCTACGGCATGGTTAGATTAACGAAGCGAAACAATTGTTGGCACGACAGATTGCAGGGAAGAGCGAATGTGCTGATGGTGCTGTAGGGACTGAAAATGGTTTGGTATATCTGCTTTTAAAACTGGACTAACAAAAATTGATAATTGTTGTTAGGTTAACAGCATATCTGAAGAAACTACCTATCCTAGGTTGAAATACTTGGGGGAGTTGAAGCAACCGTATTTGACGACTGTTGAAGAGAAACTGTTGAGTTTGATTGAAAAAGAATACGGCATCGAAGTTCTGATCTCACTGATGATACGTATGAGGTAGAGCGAGGAAAGGTTACGAAAATGGTAGATACAAGTTTTCGTTCTTGACAAGAATAACATCCACATCCGCATATTGAAGCACTAGTAGTATTTCAACTTTCTTTACTCTTCCCTAGTTTTGGCTTTAAACAAT contains the following coding sequences:
- a CDS encoding IS701 family transposase, translated to MDVELQILKHLSRDAHPTVALIDEYCAEYKDLFKEVRNYECFKYLHLGIISTIKRKSLPEIAKVVSINSAQSLHHFIAYSDWSVKKLKSRRLNKLKRALNDQAITVVIDETGDRKKGKKTDYVARQYLGSVGKIDNGIVTVNAYGVYDNITFPLSFKVFKPKGTLKEGDKYKTKIELASEIITELISEGFNIELVLADSLYGESSEFIRKLNEYELAYVVAIRNNHGVWLPANQSVRANKWCKFKRTFSNQKSETRYIREIIYGKKRTITYWEITTDPETMPENSTSFVMTNLQGNLKKILGDLYGLRTWVEYGFRQCKQELGWTDYRFTNFQHIQRWWEIIFCVYTMISLSSPPFLSLNQAPQIETEVQNSVCIDCVDFSNHKQWNHDYGWKNTLNNLRLIVQPLLLFWLIYPWLDVFPNSDLLLGFNHLICTMNQFKPFFSSG